Proteins from a single region of Xenopus laevis strain J_2021 chromosome 9_10S, Xenopus_laevis_v10.1, whole genome shotgun sequence:
- the LOC108702745 gene encoding chemokine-like receptor 1, which yields MDVENVDLMDELENFINASTNTSSPTVIQYASFIVYVLTCIIGLIGNAGVILISAVIMQQQKCKIWFLNLAVADFLFLLILPLYAASVLKQDWLYGSLICKLYHFMSTCNMYSSIFIITALNIDRVLSVAKPIWHLKVFSRRVSHLTCAVIWVTAFLFSLPVIFLTNEHKSGDKTECGLANIKQINTRHRLVKRDIHFNRVGTILDLPPNPELCLSPENTSDCDKTFLQMKPLIEGLIVPFILIGYFIPLCTIILSNIIIAWQVNKSHTLKSSKLYRIVMAVILIFFLTWTPLVIAEITYITAFNTRNFPLMHNIYTLIPLLTSIAYTNCCLNPIIYVLVGRQVRTAMMDFIYKRRNKNTSNIQVMQA from the coding sequence ATGGATGTCGAAAACGTGGATTTGATGGACGAGCTGGAGAACTTTATCAATGCTTCTACCAACACCAGCAGTCCGACAGTGATCCAGTATGCCAGTTTCATTGTGTATGTGCTGACCTGTATCATTGGGTTAATAGGCAACGCTGGGGTGATCCTAATTTCAGCAGTCATCATGCAACAACAGAAATGCAAAATCTGGTTTTTGAACCTAGCTGTAGCAGACTTCCTTTTTCTGCTGATCTTGCCTCTCTATGCAGCTTCTGTGTTAAAGCAAGACTGGCTCTACGGATCACTCATATGTAAACTGTATCATTTTATGTCAACTTGCAATATGTACAgcagtatatttattataacagCTCTAAATATTGACCGTGTTTTGTCTGTGGCAAAACCGATATGGCACCTTAAAGTTTTCTCCAGACGTGTCAGCCACTTGACCTGTGCTGTGATTTGGGTAACTGCCTTTCTATTTAGTTTGCCTGTCATATTTTTGACTAATGAGCATAAGAGTGGTGACAAAACAGAATGTGGGTTAGCGAACATTAAGCAAATCAATACTAGACACAGACTTGTTAAAAGGGACATTCATTTTAACAGGGTTGGCACTATACTTGACCTACCTCCCAATCCAGAACTTTGCCTGTCTCCTGAAAACACAAGCGATTGTGACAAAACATTTCTTCAAATGAAACCTTTGATAGAGGGTCTTATAGTCCCTTTTATATTAATTGGCTACTTCATACCCTTATGTACAATCATATTGTCCAACATAATTATTGCCTGGCAGGTCAATAAATCGCACACACTGAAGTCTTCAAAGCTGTACAGAATTGTTATGGCAGTCATCTTGATTTTCTTCTTGACCTGGACACCACTGGTCATAGCAGAAATTACTTATATAACAGCTTTTAATACTCGGAACTTTCCATTAATGCACAATATTTATACACTTATTCCACTCTTAACTAGTATTGCATACACCAACTGCTGCCTCAATCCAATCATATATGTGCTTGTTGGCAGACAGGTAAGGACTGCAATGATggattttatttacaaaagaagaaacaaaaacacatCAAATATCCAAGTAATGCAAGCTTAG